CTCTCccctttctttgttaatataaagacAGTTATTCTCTGGTGGACGTAACATCATTTTGAtccgaaccacgttaaatattgttgttcttccttattctttatattttcacgtTTCTGCTAACAATGTGAAAGGCCTAAGGCCATCACGTTAAGTGATATTGCCAAACTTTGGCAACAAGTAatcaattctttttaaaataaaaatattttcaacagCTTTTGGCGGTTGAGTAAGACCCAATGCCATATCTTTACATGGTATGAGAGCTAGATCCATTTCCGTTTGGGCTCCCAGTCCACACTCTAGTTGAGCTGGGCGTGAAAGGGGTGTTAGAGTGGGTTAGAGTGTCACATTGGCATGGGAATGGTCTGGTGGTTTGCTTATATGAACTTGGACAATCCTCGCCTCATTATCTAGCTTTTGGGATTGAGTTAGGCTAATGTGTCATATCTTTGCAAATATTTTGTCGCAATTTTTCTGCATCAAATTAGAGCTTGAACAAGATATCTCTTGAAATATATATCCTGTCTTGGAAGATTTAGTCCCTTAGGAAAACATTTAGTCTAAAAAGGGATGGTCCAAGCTGAGgcaatatttttagtaagtCGGTGCTGAATTCCACTGCATTACTACCTATAGGCAGCAAGGGTGTGACTGTTGGGAAAAATAGCCCATGTCATAATCACGGATTTATATCcgataaaaaatattcattgtATATAACAGTAATAACATAAGGAATTTTATGGAATAGCCTCTttaccttcacaaggtaggggCAAGGATGCGCACACACCACCCTCCcgaaaccccacttgtgggattacaccgggtatgttgttgttgtttttgtttttgtgaaTCTTGAGTAACATGCTTAAAAAGACCACTATACAATCAAAAGAAATAACCCTCTTTTGATTTGTGCACCTCACTATAACATCCCTCACACTCTTTATTTTTCCCCTGTCTGTGAATTTCTCACACTGCACTGTATTGCTTCTCGCTCTGTGTGATTTGTATATTGAAATGAGGAGCTGAAGAGATCCTTTAATAAGAGAAGTAGCTGCCCTTCTGATTATTTTCTGCAATTACAATTTGCAAATTGCTGGTCCACCGCTCAAAAACTAGTTTTGGATCTCAATCATCAGAGATAATGCTCCTCCTGGTTGGAAACCGGATTTAGCTTCTCTTGAATTTTAGTAGGGCATGCCAGGTCCGTGCTAGGTTCCTCAGTTTTAGGTATAATCTCCGATATGGATTGTTATTGCATTTTCAGGGACCAATAACTGAAATAGAAATGGAAAATTCTCTAATTTGACCAAAACCagataatttataaaatttgagACCCAGATGGAATATCAAAGCAATTTCATGAACACCAGATGTTTGCAAGTAAACATGTGTGTGCTAGTAGTAAGCCGGTGTTAACATTGTAGCATGAACTTGTCAAATGTTTTTCTGTTAGGATCCAGTGAGACATTGTTACTGAGATTTTGAGCTCTAACATCCGAATTATGAGCCTTTTGGTATGAAACTGCCATATCCATCCGTCCTATAAGTTTGGTAGGGAGTTGCCTGATTTCTAATACTTTCCCTAAGTTCACATTTCCATGCATGGAGTAAGAAAGTAAGTGATTGTTTTCTGCAATTGGGTTATATTCTGCTTGGTGATGATGTAACTTCCCTTTTTTTATTTGCCATGCATTTCTTATTCAATTTTGTATATCTACTACCTGGTTGTTCAAgtgatgattgttgttgtttgtgATACTTATTATTACTGTTAAATGTTAAATAAGCTTTTGATTTGATTGTGAATAGCAGGGAAATTATACTTTTTACAAATATAAATAGCAGCTTGCTAATTCAGTGCAATAGTTTATTCATAATCTAATAGATGTGAGGAATTATATGAATTTTCTGCTAGGTCTTCTCTTCACAATATCGAAATGGGGTCATGTTAAAGTCAAAGTTCGGGTGGTATAATTGATgtttgtgattatttattttcagcaAAGCACTTGAAGGCAAattttatgatacaaatgaaatgCATGTTCTCCAATACATGGGGCTTTTGTACTTTTTCGTGGAAAGCATGATGATAATATTTATCACAATTATTCCCCAGGGCTTTGGTATAGGGTTAGGAGTGCAACATGTGATGTGTGGGTAGACATATACATGGGTTCCAAGATAAAAGCCTAGTGattaagtggagaagggtagagggGTTGGCCTGTATCCACCGAGTTTCGACCCGTGCACCATTGGCCTCGGGGATTTCTCGGTTATAAAAACAACATATATTTCTCATATTTGTGATTGGGCCTATAAATAACATTAGCAGATCATTTGTTGCATTTATGGTCTCCTGTCTTTCAGAACCTACAACAGTGTTGCGGTGTAAAACCTCTGACTTTATTACTGTGCTAGGTTCTTGCTTGAAGTCATTAGACCAAAATGTTGGTGCTACCAAGTTGTCCTTCAGTCCAAGTCACGGAGGAAAATCATGTTCTTCTAAAAGAGCATTGATCATTCAAGCGTCATACAGGTATTACCTTCTTATATTCATTATGCAGCTTTTGCATGAGCTCTCGGCTTTGAGTTGCTTTCTGCCAAACAAAACAGCAGAACCAAAATTGTCATATATAGGGGCAGGAACAACTTGGGTCTTGCCTCTGAGAAGCCACAAGGAAATTTGTTTCTTTCATATATTGGTGATCCATCTAAACctaattgagaaaatattgtaTCGAATATCTCTCCTTCTGAATTGGCAGTGATGGTGGAAGGTCAAGAGGAAGCGGTGCTGGCATCTTTGTTGGTGGCTTTGTTTTGGGAGGATTAATTGTTGGCACACTTGGCTGTGTGTTTGCACCTCAGGTAAATATGGGATTGCATTGGTTGCTGCCTTTATTCTGCTAAATATACTAGTGAAAGTCACATCTTGATATTATTGGTCAttctatattttcttctctttctgaGCGCTGCACGTTAGAAGAGGAGCTAGCTGATTGCTGTGTTATTTTTCTTTGCAGATCAGCAAGGCATTAGCTGGAGCTGATAAGAAGGACCTGATGAGAAAATTGCCCAAGTTTATATATGACGAAGACAAAGCATTAGAGGTAAGCTGGTGTTGTGCACGTCTTCGATTATACAAGGAGATATCTTTGTGCCGGGAACCATCTCTTCTGATTAATATAGTTTTAGTCTCTCTTATTGAtgtgattcttttttttttccgagTCTGTATACCTTAATCTTCACTTACACTTAAGCTGACAAGGTAATAGCTCTAGTAAGTTGCCATATTGGCATTCCTTCAAAGAACTTCTACTTTATATTTCCTTTGTTGGTGAACAATGAAAACGAAAGAGTACTACTCTTGCACTATAACCTGCAATTGTCTTCTCCCATACTTGAATAAAAGGATTGTAATTGAACAATTGCTGGTAGTTGTGACCATCATGTAgttatgaacatgagcaacaaatTATGTTTTTGAGATATGAATTCTGAAGAATACAGCCAAACAGCAAGATCAGAAGCTGTCAATTGTGTGTCGCTCCAGTTCTAAAAGTTTAGCTTCACTATTAGTACTACATGGATATTGATGCTTGACAATCCTAGTAGAAAGCTTCCAAGTAACTGTATTGGGGATGCTACTCTTGATCCCCTAGTGGAAAGGCGTTAGATTCCAGAGGATAAACAACCGTTCGGGGCAATAGTCTTATATTTCCACTTTCTCtgactcgtgcatactgttgtGTCTGCAGAAACAACGCAAGAAGCTTGCTGAAAAGATTGACCAGCTGAATTCGGCGATTGACGACATTTCCACTCAGTTGAGGTCAGATGACACTCCAAATGGAGATGACACTCCAAATGGAGCTGCTGTGAACTCAGATGATGTTGAAGCTGTCGTATAAGAAACATTTCTATCTTCTTAATGTCAAGTCAGCTGAGGACATTGAATAAATGCGAATATTCTTAGTTCAGTTTTGATGTTTTTGGTAATTGCTACAATATAATATCCCAAAATGAGGAAACAGTATGTGATTTTATATGCTGCTTCTGTTTTTTATTGACATGAACTGTTAAACTCTTTATCTCTGTCCTACAATTTTTTAGTGTTTTTTTCTAGTAATATATTCTGTAACTTGTTACTAAGGGTAGCACGAGAAGCCTGTTTGTTCATGGATGTGAACATGCGAATCTTTAATATTGGAGTACCACACGTGGTTCCACAATAATATACTCGGTGTAATTTCATAAAGGGAGGTTTGGAGAGGGAACGAATACAATGTATGCAGATCTTACTCTTACTTTTATGTGataaagaggttgtttccaatagaCCGTTGGGTCAAAAGAAAAGTTTACCTTCAGCAAGAGCATCAATAATTTTTCACCTTTTCTAATGAATGTCTCTGATATCTTTCTTTTATAGTTGTTCCAGCAAATATTACCCAGAAGAATTAAACCCCCATTTAAAAGGACTGAACATAAGTGCAATAttcttcttgtatagttttccCCACTGTAAAGACTATTTTTGGGGGCTAAATTACACTGATGGTGTAAAAATTATCTGCggttataagtatatataacttaaatcctTTTCACAAACGAAAATAAATTACGGTCAACTCAATATAAAGAATCTGAAGGGCATGCAtggaataaaaagaaatatgCCAACAATCTGTGGTTGAGATTATGAAAATGGAAGATTACATGGGGACAGGGGGACATGATCTTATCTTATATCAATCTTCATAGGCAATCTTCACCACTCATTTCTTTACCTTCAACATCAACCATGACTTTATTTTAACTGTTtccattaaataaaaaattattaataatatggTGGGAACAAACCATATTTCAAACCATACATACCAAAAAAGGAAGTAGCTTTCCTCAAGATCATTCAGTTGCAGCCATGGCTTCTCATGCAGCTTTGGCTTCTTCAAGAATTCCTACAAGCACAAGACTTCCTTCCAATAAGAACTCCCACTCATTCCCCACACAATGTTTATCCAAGGttccttttctttcctttccaaTATATGTTTGATAGTACTAAAATGTTAGGTTGTTTGGACTTTCCAAAAATACTGTTTTACCCGTgtcagatcctccaaaaatgcactacttttgaaAGATCGCACACACTAGTCGACATTTTTTATGAGTCGGAGCAACATAGCTATAATATGTTAGAAAATTATGTTCTTTCTGAATTCTCATGCTTTGTTTGTGCAGAAGTTTGAAGTAGCTGAATTTTCTGGTCTTAGATCAAGTGGATGTGTGACATTTTCCAACAGAGAGTCTTCTTTCTTTGATGTTGTCTCTGCTCAACTCACTCCAAAGGTAACTCTTTTAATATCCATACTTTCAGTTTTTcttatactccctccatttcaatttgtttgtcacACTTCCCTTTTTATTCCGTTCCAAAAAGAATACATCTTTACTCTCTTAAACTCTGTGTTAAGTCAAaaccagacaaacaaattaaaacagagGAAGTAAAGAATACTAAGAGAAGACAAGCTATAGCTTATCTGCAGGAGGAttttttttagtatattttaacaTGGCGTAGCAGGTTCCTAATCACAATGATGTGGACGATCAATTGTAGTT
This region of Solanum dulcamara chromosome 9, daSolDulc1.2, whole genome shotgun sequence genomic DNA includes:
- the LOC129904336 gene encoding uncharacterized protein LOC129904336, whose translation is MTALSNSLILYKPTTPSLYFSSGSCLKSLDQNVGATKLSFSPSHGGKSCSSKRALIIQASYSDGGRSRGSGAGIFVGGFVLGGLIVGTLGCVFAPQISKALAGADKKDLMRKLPKFIYDEDKALEKQRKKLAEKIDQLNSAIDDISTQLRSDDTPNGDDTPNGAAVNSDDVEAVV